Genomic segment of Candidatus Cloacimonadota bacterium:
CCATTTCTATTGGGAACACACAGTAAAATCGCTTTGGAAGTAACTCTTGTCAATTCTTCGAGAAAAAGAGACAAATCTTTAACAAACCATAAAGCGGAAAAATTCCAACTTAAATCAAAACTTTTATCAGGGAAAGACAGCTTTTGATAATCTTGCGAAAAGTGAGTATTAACTCCTAAATTCACTTTTTCCCAGATTTTTTTGATCAGCTCGATTCTCTCTTTTTCATGATCAACGAGAGAAATCGAATAACCATTCCGAGCAAGATTCATGCTGTTGATCCCGGAAATTCCAGTGAATCCAAAAGAAGGGACTTCTAAAATTGATTTTACCTGAAAATGCTTACAAACAAGTTCGAGTTTTTTATTCAGGATCACTCGTTCATAAGAAGAACCGAGACCTTCATCAAAACTTGAGAAATAATTTTTCCAGTTATTTAAAATCGGGATAGCCATTATTTATCATTTACTTTGTAAGACTTTTATACCAATTCGTAACGACCTTAAAATTGGGAATAGTTTCAATTTGTTTTAAAGAAAGTTCGTTATAGGAATTGTTCGTATCATAAAACCAGCTTTTAGAAATTAATTCAAAACGGGAAATCCAGGTTTCGTTTTTCAAAATCCGGGAGATAGTTTCTCCATATTGGAAAAACTTCTTATTTATGATTTTCTTGGGAGGAAATTCTTTTCCCTTTAGTTCATTGCTGATAAAATTCACCAATTCCCGTAATTTAACAGGCTTTTTATCAGCGATGTTGTAAGCAGTACCGGGTATAATATTGGATTCTATCAGCTTGGCAAAAGCTTGTGAGAGCAGTTCGACACTCGTTAAATGGATCATAACATTTTTATCAGGGATGAACATCAAACTTTTATCGATCAGTTTTGTCAGCGTAAAAGGAAAACCAAAATCTCCGATCCCATAAGTAATTGCAGGTCGGATGATCACTGCGTTCAGACCTTGCAGAACATATTTCTGGAGAAGAGCTTCCGCCTGAATTTTTGTATAATGATAATAATTGTCATTCCTTCGTTCCGTCTGATTGTTTGCAGGAAGTTCGTTTGGAATAGCCCCGAAAACTCCGACAGATGAGCAGAAAATGAACCTACAATTATTTTTTAGAGCATTGATGAGAAGCTGCTCCGTAGCATTTACATTGACCTCGAAGTAAGTCTGTTTGGGAAATTTTCTGCCGCCGCGGATTGCTCCGATATGAACGATACAGTCAAAAGAATTTTGTTTGAGAAAATCCCTCAATTTTGGAATATCAGCAAGGTCTATTGCTGCGAAATTGATTTTTTTTTCAAATTCTTCAATTCTATCGAGATCTGTCGAAGGTCTGATCAGAGCGGTTATCTTCCTATTTTTCTGGATCAACCGGCGTGCTACATTTTTTCCAATGAAACCGCTGATACCAG
This window contains:
- a CDS encoding NAD(P)-dependent oxidoreductase, whose amino-acid sequence is MINSILITGISGFIGKNVARRLIQKNRKITALIRPSTDLDRIEEFEKKINFAAIDLADIPKLRDFLKQNSFDCIVHIGAIRGGRKFPKQTYFEVNVNATEQLLINALKNNCRFIFCSSVGVFGAIPNELPANNQTERRNDNYYHYTKIQAEALLQKYVLQGLNAVIIRPAITYGIGDFGFPFTLTKLIDKSLMFIPDKNVMIHLTSVELLSQAFAKLIESNIIPGTAYNIADKKPVKLRELVNFISNELKGKEFPPKKIINKKFFQYGETISRILKNETWISRFELISKSWFYDTNNSYNELSLKQIETIPNFKVVTNWYKSLTK
- a CDS encoding class I SAM-dependent methyltransferase translates to MAIPILNNWKNYFSSFDEGLGSSYERVILNKKLELVCKHFQVKSILEVPSFGFTGISGINSMNLARNGYSISLVDHEKERIELIKKIWEKVNLGVNTHFSQDYQKLSFPDKSFDLSWNFSALWFVKDLSLFLEELTRVTSKAILLCVPNRNG